Below is a window of Halomonas sp. Bachu 37 DNA.
TATGTTGCCCGCTTGGCTTTACGCTGATGTTGCGCTTGATGTCAATAGGCTCTCGTCACCTCGCTTGTTTGTTGTTGCGCTATATTTCTTCCCAAAGAGACCGCCGGAAATCCTGGGTGAGTTCAGTGACTCTTTCGAGGCGCTCCATGTGTGCTTCGGTCAGCGATTGCACAACCTCCTGATAGCATTCGGTAACCTCAGCGGCTGAGGTGTTGCCTTGATGATTCCAGAAGCATTGGCTGATCTTTTCACTGCTTTCCATGAGGGCTTGCATGAATTGCGCTTCCATTTGCATGGTCTGGGCCAGGTTCTCCATCCAAACCAGTTGCATGCGGGTAAGAGGCAGTGTGCTTTGCAACCACTGTTGACTCCACCAGGCGGCGATTGGCTGGGTAGTGGAGAAGGCAGGGCTCAATGTTGTTACTTTGGGTGTGGCCACGGTTTGCCTCCTTCTGTTGGCAGAGTTTTGATAGGGCTTTTGACAGAGTTCGTTGAAAGATTTGTAGATAGAACTCAAGAGGGGAATTGGCTTTTCTTTCAGTATAGTCAAGGCTAAAGGTTGGCGGAGTGGCGTGTCAGCACTATTTTGATTTTGATCAAAGTCCTTGAACAACGGCCTGAGCCAAGAGCCTTTTCGCTTGATGGTTAAAATGATGCAGGGGGTGGCTACATGTGGGCAGTCGTGAAATCGGTATTGGCGGCTTTTCTGGGAGTGCAGAATGATCGGCAACGGCAAGTGGATTTCAGTTCCACGAGTCCATGGAGCTTTATCCTGGTGGCGATAGTGCTGGCTGCGTTGATGGTGATGGGGCTGATCTGGCTGGCGAATGCCATGGCAAGTCACTAGCGTTGACTACCGGGCGATGGCTTGACGTGACGAATCATCAATCTTACCTATACTGCAATTAACGTTTCCCTGATGTAATTGTTTTGAGGCATATCAACAAGAACAGAGTGCCGATAAGCAAGAACAACAATAATAGTGGAGGTGCTCATGCGGGCACGAGGGCAATGGGTAATCGGTAGCGGTTGCCTATTAGGTGCGTTGTCGGCGCAGGCCAATGGTTGGAACATGCCTGTTGGGGTAACCGACGTGAGCCGCGATATCCATGGATTGCATATGACGATCTTCTGGATTTGTGTGGTGATCGGAGTCGTTGTCTTCGGGGTAATGTTCTACTCCCTGTTTCGTTATCGTCGCTCCAAGGGCGCCAAGGCGGCCAATTTCCATGAGCACACATCGATCGAAGTGCTCTGGACAGCGATTCCCCTATTGATCCTGGTGGGTATGGCAGTACCGGCCACTGCCACGCTGAAGCAAATGTATGACCCTTCCGAAGCCGACCTCGATGTGATGATCACCGGCCAGCAGTGGCGCTGGCGTTACGAATATCTAGGCGAGGATGTCTCGTTCATTTCCAACCTGGGCACAGCAAGTGCCCAAATCAGCGGCGAGGAGGATTTCGGCGAGCACTACCTGCTCGAAGTCGATAATCCCTTGGTGCTTCCAATCAACCGCAAGGTTCGATTCCTGATGACCTCCGATGATGTCATTCACTCCTGGTGGGTGCCGGAGCTTGCTGTCAAGCAGGATACGATTCCAGGGTTCATCAATGAAAATTGGGTGCGTATCAACGAGCCCGGTATCTATCGGGGACAGTGCGCCGAGTTGTGCGGGAAAGACCATGCGTTCATGCCCATTGTGGTGCATGCCGTGGAAGAGCAGGAGTTCGATGATTGGATGGTTCAGCGGCGGGAGGAGGCAGAGCAAGAAGCCTCGAGCGTAGATCGTGACTGGACAATGGATGAATTGATGGTGCGCGGGGAACAGGTCTATCAATCCATTTGTGCTTCCTGTCACCAGAGTGAAGGTCAAGGAGCGCTACCCACCTTCCCGGCGCTGGACGGCAACGTGCAACTGAACGGTGACCGCGACTGGCACTTGTCGACGGTATTGAATGGTGTCTCGGGTACGGCCATGCCGGCATTCCGGTCCACTCTCAACCCCGTGGAAATCGCTGCGGTAGTGACCTATACACGTAATTCCTGGAGTAACGATACCGGGGATGTCGTGCAGCCTGCAGAAGTGGTTGAGGAACTGACCCAATAAGTGCTTGCCGACAACAATAAAATGACAGGAGACACCATATGGCGCCTCAGACACCTCCTCGCTACCCGCTGGAACAGAGTGTGGCTTCGGGAACCGCCACCACGGTCAATGACCATGGCGATACTCACCATCCGGCTCCCGGGGGGATTCTTCGCTGGTTGTTGACCACCAACCACAAGGAAATCGGCTCTCTCTATCTGATTTTCTCGCTGACGATGTTCTTCATCGGCGGGATATTCGCGCTGGTGGTAAGGGCCGAGTTGTTCCAGCCCGGCTTGCAACTCGTGCAACCCGAGTTCTTCAACCAGATGACAACCATGCACGGCTTGATCATGGTCTTCGCCGCGGTGATGCCGGCGTTCACCGGCTTGGCCAACTGGATGATTCCTCTGCAGATCGGGGCGCCCGACATGGCGCTACCGCGACTCAACAATTTCAGTTTCTGGTTATTGCCGGTGGCCTTCACCTTGCTACTCTCCACCCTGTTCATGCCGGGCGGTGGGCCAAATTTCGGCTGGACCTTCTATGCACCGCTTTCCACAAACTATGCGCCGCCATCCACGACCTTCTTTATCCTGTCATTACATATCGCGGGTATCAGTTCCATCCTTGGCGCCATCAATATCATCGCTACCATCTTGAACATGCGGGCGCCGGGTATGCGGTTGATGGACATGCCGTTATTCGTGTGGACATGGTTGATTACCGCTTTCCTGCTGATTGCGGTAATGCCGGTACTGGCCGGGGTGATCACCATGATGCTGATGGACATCAATTTCGGCTCCAGTTTCTTTGATGCCGCCGGCGGCGGTGATCCCGTGCTGTTCCAGCATCTGTTCTGGTTCTTTGGCCACCCCGAGGTCTATATCATGATCTTGCCGGCCTTCGGGATCGTCTCGGCCATTATTCCCACCTTCGCGCGCAAGCCGCTCTTCGGTTATGCATCGATGGTCTACGCGACCGCGGCGATAGCCATTCTGTCGTTTCTCGTCTGGGCGCACCATATGTTCGTGGTGGGCTTGCCGCTGGCGGCGGAACTGTTCTTCATGTACTCCACCATGCTGATCGCTGTACCCACAGGGGTGAAGGTGTTCAACTGGGTGACTACCTTGTTTCGGGGGTCGATCACTTTCGAGCCTCCCATGCTGTTTGCCCTGGCCTTCGTCGTGCTGTTCACCATCGGCGGTTTCTCGGGGTTGATGCTGGCGATTTCTCCCGCCGATTTTCAGTATCACGATACCTACTTCGTTGTGGCGCATTTCCATTATGTGCTGGTGCCCGGTGCAGTGTTCTCGATCATGGCGGGGGTCTACTACTGGCTGCCCAAGTGGACGGGGCATTATCCTCATGAACGCCTGGCCCAGTGGCATTTCTGGCTTTCGGTAATCGGGGTCAATCTAACGTTCTTCCCCATGCACTTCTCGGGTCTGGCCGGCATGCCGCGGCGGATACCGGACTATGCCCTGCAATTCGCTGACTTCAATCTGCTGTCCAGCCTGGGGGCGTTTCTCTTCGGGGCGTCACAGCTGCTTTTCGTGCTGGTAGTGGTGCTGTGTGTGCGGGGGGGCGTGAAGGCGCCGGCCAAGGCGTGGGACGGTGCGGAAGATCTGGAGTGGAGCGTTCCCAGCCCCGCGCCGCTGCATACCTTCGACACACCGCCGGTTTTCCAGCGCTCGTCACATTGAGCAGTGAGTCCAGGCGGCAGGAGGTGCGAAATGGATCAGCAGCGCGAAACGGCACAGGCCCTTGCAATCAGGCGGACGGTATGGCGCAGCATGGCGGCACTGGCGGGGATGTTTGCCTTCGCCTTTGCTCTGGTGCCGCTGTACGACGTGTTTTGTCAGATCACCGGGCTCAATGGGAAGGTGGATAACACCGCCCAGGCGATTGTCCACGAAAGCGTCGATGAGTCCCGTTATGTCACTGTGCAGTTCATTACCCGCGGCAGTTCGGGGCTGCCCTGGGAGATGAAGGTCGAAACGCGGCAAGTCAGCGTTCATCCCGGCCAGACATCGGAAATAAACTTTACCTTCCAGAATCATAGCCCCGCCATGAGCACAGGCCGGGCGGTCCCGAGTGTGTCGCCATCCAGCGCGTCGCGTCATCTACGCAAGATCAGCTGCTTCTGCTTCGCGGAGCAGCAGCTGGCGGGGGGAGAGAAGCTCGAGATACCGCTGGTTTTCCAGCTTTCCCGGGATCTGCCCGACGATATCCGCACTATTACGCTGGTCTACACCCTCTACCCCGTACACGAAGAAGTCATGGCCGATCGACGTGCGCAGCGCGCAGGAGGAAGGATATGAGCAGTGGTAGCTATTATGTACCTGCGACGAGCCGCTGGCCGGTATTGGGCTCGTTAGCCCTTGGCGTGATGATGCTGGGAACGGGCCTGCAGCTCGTCTACAGCAAAGGCATGTTCATCATGCTGGTCGGTCTGGTCGGGGTAATTGCCGTCATGACGCTATGGTTTCGGGACGTCGTGTCCGAATCACGCAGGGGGCTTTATGACGAGCAGATGGATCGTTCATTCCGCTGGGGAATGGCATGGTTCATCTTTTCGGAAGTGATGTTCTTCGCCGCGTTCTTCGGCGCCCTGTTCTATGTCCGCATGTTTGCCGTACCCTGGCTGGGAGGAGAAGGGGCGAAAGGCGTTTCGGCCTTGCTATGGCCTGAATTCGTTCCTCAATGGCCACTGCTGAACCCTCCCGACTCCTCGGTAATCGGCCCGAGAGATGTCTTCAGCCCCTGGCAGTTGCCCTTGGTCAATACGCTGATCCTGGTTTCCTCCAGCATCACCTTGACCGTGGCCCACGAAGCATTGAAGGAAAACTATCGCCGGACGTGCCGCAATTGGCTGGCCGTCACCGTATTGCTGGGGATCTGTTTCATCATTATCCAGGGTGTCGAATACTTTGAAGCCTTTACGCACTACGGCATTACCCTGGAGGCGGGCATCTTCGGCGGGACTTTCTTTATTCTGACGGGCTTTCATGGCCTGCATGTCATTATCGGTACGTTGATTCTGGCCGTCATGCTGGCGCGTGTATACAAGGGACATTTCAAACGAGAAGAGCATTTTGGCTTCGAGGCAGCCTGTTGGTACTGGCATTTCGTCGATGTCGTCTGGGTAGGACTATTCATCTTCGTCTATGTGTTGTAGCGCAATGCATACCGCAACGCTTAGCCCAAATCACCGAACCAGAAGCCATAGATGAGAAGAGCAATCAGCAGACAGCCCAGCGATATTCGCCACTTGAGCGAGACCAGCAGTCGCCGTGAGGCCTGGTCGTCGCGTAGCAGGAAGTTGGCTCCTGCCACCAAGCTGACGAGCATGGCGACAAATACAAGAGCGATAAGTACTTTGAGCCACATGGAGAATTCCTCGCAAGGTGCGGTTCAGGTCCGGCGTGATCGCTGGCGCTTGATCGGCTGGTACGGATTCTGGATGGTGTTGGTGATACTGGGTATCGCTCTGGGACTATGGCAGTGGGAACGGGCCGCTGACAAGCAGGCATTGCTTGAACAGCGCCAGACGGCTCCAGTAATGCTCAACCCTGCCGAGCCACCCGTGCCGGGAGCCAAGGTGACGCTTACCGGACACTATCTGGCAGAGCACACACGCTTTCTGGACAACCGAACCTTGAACGGTCGCTTGGGAGTGGCGGCATTGACCCCACTGAAAGATTCCAAAGGGCGCATGTGGCTGGTGGAACGTGGCTTTCTGCCAACCGGACCAAGCCGGGATACGCCCAATGTGGAAACTCCAAGCGACCAGGTGGAAGTGACGGGTGAGTGGCAGGCGGCGGGCGATCAGGGGCTATTACTGGGTCCCAATAGCGAAGGGCTACGCCTACAGCAGATCCAACTGCAAGAATGGGCGGAGGTAGGGGAGTTCGCTTATTCGGGGTGGTTGCATCTTGAAGCCGGAGAGGGCGCACTGGAGCCTTGGTGGGAAGCCAACGTCATGCCTCCTTCGCGGCACCTGGGGTACGCTGTCCAGTGGTGGGGGCTGGCGTTAGCGGCTTTCGTCGTCATGATGCTGGGTGCGCGTCGCTTGCGATACGATAATCAGCAATGGAATGGAGGCAGTACATGAATCGAGTCGCTCGCCAGAAGCTCAAGCTCCTGTGTCTGATTGCGGTGTTTGCCTTACCCATGCTCGTGGCTTGGGTGATGGTGACGTGGAATATCGGTATCCCCCAGCAACGCACCGCTCATGGCGAGCTCGACCCGGCCATTCCGTACTTGCATCAGTGGCCACTTGAGCGGGCTTGGGTGAATTCTGAGGTTGAAACCGCAACCTGGATGCTGGCGTTCGATTGCGAACGGGAGTGTGCTGCCCAGGCAGACGAATGGTGGCGGGTCCATCGGGCCTTGGGCAAGGAGGCACCACGGATCAGTCGGTTGCGTATCGGTGGTGAGATTCCTCTGTTGCCAGGTGAGGAAAGCCGTTCCTGGCGTGAGCGCCCTGCCTGGGCAAGCCCGGGAGGAAGTTGGATACTCGACCCCCGAGGCCGGCCGGTCTTGGCCTTTGCCGCTGGCACACCGGCAAAGGCAGTATTGGAGGACATCAATCACCTTCTGCGGATGAACCCCAAGTATTAAAGTAAGCGCAAGTCGTTATCACGTGTAATCAATGTCTACAAGAATTAGGGAGTACGATGCGATGGCGCCTGGTTCACGCCGCTTGACATGGTTGTTGCGATTGTCCCTTGTGGGAACCGTTTTCACCGCCTTGGTAATGCTGGTGGGGGCCTGGACACGTCTTGTCGATGCCGGCCTCGGCTGCCCCGATTGGCCCGGCTGCTATGGTCAGTTGGTGGTTCCGGGCAGTGACAATGCCTCCCTGGCGTATCCTGACTCGCCACTGGAACCCGTCAAGGCCTGGGTGGAAATGGTGCATCGCTATATCGCCAGTCTGCTTGGGCTCCTGGTGATCGGAATCGTCCTGCTGGGACGGCAATCAAGGCGCGATTCGGGTTATCCGTGGAAGCTATCCCTGGCGTTGCTCGGGGTGATTATCCTGCAAGGTGCGTTTGGCGCTTTTACCGTCACGCTGAGGCTCTGGCCACAGGTGGTGACGCTGCATTTGCTGGGAGGGTTGTCGGTACTTTCGCTCTTTCTCTGGTTGCACCTGCGGTTGAAGCGCTACGCATCCGGCGGAGATGGCTCGCCACGGCGTCCCAGCGTCGGGTGGGGACTTGCCGCGCTTGTCCTGGTTCTGCAATTGGCTCTGGGTGGTTGGGTAACGAGCAATTATGCTGGGCTCGCCTGCCAAGGTTTTCCCACCTGCAATTCCGAGTGGTTACCTGCGATGGACTGGAGTGAAGGTTTCCATCTAACCCAGACCGTGGGTCCTAATTATTTGCACGGTAAATTGCACGCAGAGGCCCGCACCACCATTCATTTCACTCACCGATTGGTGGCGCTAGTGCTAGGTGTGGTCCTGCTGGGGCTGGTACTGCGATATCGACAATCTCGAGTGCTACGTCCCTATTTGGCGTCGGTGCTGTTGGTTTATGCTGCTCAGGCCGCGATTGGCATTGCCAACGTTTTGCTTTGGCTGCCTTTATGGTTAGCCTTACTGCACACCGCCGGCGCCATGCTGTTGGCTATCAGCCTGTTGCTGGCGTTCTGGCGATGGCGATACGAGGAAGCCCCAAACAGTGTGCCGAACAAGCATGGCTTACCACAAGGCATTTCCCATGAAGCCATACAGGGGTAGCAATTAGCCTTGCCTAATAATATTTTGTGACTATATTTCAGGGTTTTAACATAAGGCCAAGTATTCAGGGGAAGGAGACGGCCCATGCGTAATGCAGTGATAACGCAGCAACAGTCCACGCCATTGTTCTGCAGTTGGAGCTGGCGTGACTTGCTGGGGCTATGCAAGCTTCGTGTAGTGGCAGTCATGCTGGTTTGCTCCCTGGTGGGGATGGCTCTCGCCACTAGCGGCATTCCCGATCCTGTAAAAGTGATATTCGGCTTGGCGGGCATCGGGCTGGTCGCCAGTGGGGCGGCGGCATTCAATCATGTGGTCGACCGTCGCCTGGATGCCTTGATGGCCCGTACCGCAAAACGACCGGTTGCCAGTAGAAGGTTGCCGGTAGGCATCGCTCTGGCCTGGGCGAGCCTGCTTTCGCTTGCGGGTGTGTCATTGCTGGCTTGGCAGGTCAATGCACTGACGGCCATTCTCACCTTCGCTTCTTTGGTGGGTTATGCCTTGATTTATACGGCGTTTCTCAAGCGAACTACGCCGCAGAACATAGTCATCGGTGGAGTGGCGGGTGCCGCTCCTCCGCTTCTGGGGTGGACGGCGATTACCGGTCAAGTAGGGGCGGATGCCGTGCTGCTGGTACTGATCATCTTTGCCTGGACTCCGCCTCATTTCTGGGCTCTGGCCATTCACAAATGCGATGACTATGCTCGCGCTGGTATTCCCATGCTGCCGGTAACTCACGGAATAGCCTTTACGCGGCTCCAAGTGTGGCTCTATGGCTGGCTGACGGTAGGAGCGACATTGCTGCCTTTCGTCATCGGAATGAGTGGGGCGATATATCTGGTGGGGGTGATGTTGCTTAATATCCGTTTCATGTATTGGAACTGGAAAGTGTGGCGAGGCCATGATCCTCAAGCCCCGCTGGCTGCCTTCTGGTTCTCGATTCGGTACTTGCTGGGCGTATTCGGGGTACTCTTACTGGATCACTATGCCGCTTCATGGAGCTGGTATTGATCAAAAGTTCAGCGTTAGGCGCGGTATCGTTTACCTCCCTTGGGCGGGGATGCTGTGGGGTGTAGAATTATCCTTTAATGATTCCATGCACGGACTCCCGAGGTAATTCATGAATACGCTGGGCGCGGTTATCCTGTTAGGGATAGGATTGGTCGTTGTGGCGGGGTTGGCTGCCTATGCGCTTAACTTGCGCAAGGAAGTTAGCAGGCGTGAACGTCAGCGTGAGGCAGAGGAGCGCAGGGCGCGTGAAAATAGCCTGGAAAACCTGGACCTGGTGGTGGCGGCTATGCTACAGCATCAAGTCGACATCACCGAAGGAGCCTGGCGCTGCAAGGTGCTGCTGGAAATAATCGATGCGGAACTGGCAAAAGAAACGGCTTTTCAAGCCTTCGGTGAAATGTATGCTCGAACCCGGCATCTCAAGACCCATTCAGCACGGCAGGAACTCACCCCTAGAGAGCGCATGAAACAAGACAAGGAGCGCCTTGCCATCGAAGGCGAGATGCGCGCAGAGGTTATGGCCGCCGCTGCAGCAGTAATGGAATGGCGTGGCCAGCGGCAGGATTTGGCTCGAGAAGCCCGTTAAATTTCTGTAGAGTAGAAATTGTCGTAAGCGGTCGCTTTTTTTACTGCTTACAAATATGTTTGCTATGCTACGTAGCGTAGGCGTTTTCTCTAGTTATCAACTAGTTTGGGCGCCGAGGGATGAAAATCTCAAGAGAAAACAATTCTTGTTTGAGTCATTACTTCCCTTGGAATAAGTGAGTTGAAAAAAATGAAAGAGTTCCTGATGAATGGACTCGATCATCAAAAGGCACTGGATGGCCCTGACTCTCCTGTCGGTCATGTCAGCATTAATATCAAGAAGGAGTCTTGCATGAAAAAATCAACGACTGGCTTATTGCTTGGTTCTGCTCTGGTTGTAGGTCTTTCGGGCTGCGCATCCTCGGCACAACAGTCTTCTCAAGGATCGGCAGGCGCAAGCAGCGATCGCAGCTGGTACCAGCATCCGGCCGTCTGCGGCCTGGCGGGAAGTGTGATCGGCGGTAGCCTCGGCTATGCCACCAGCGGTCAATCCGATGAAGAGCGCAACACGGCGGTAGGCGCTACCGCAGGCGCTGCAATCGGGGGCCTGCTGTGTGCCGATCGTACACCCGAGCCGGTAGAAGCGCAGTGCCCCAGCTACGGTGAAGTGCCGGCGGGTGTTGCCGTCGATGCCGAAGGCTGCCCGCTCGATTCCGACAATGATGGCGTGCCGGACTATCGCGACCAGTGCCCCGGTACCCCGGCAGGTGTGGAAGTGAATGCCCAAGGCTGCCCGCTGGATTCCGATAACGACGGCGTGCCGGACTACCGTGATCAGTGCCCCAACACGCCTGCAGGCGCGGAAGTCAACGCCCTGGGTTGTGAAGAAGGTGTCGTGCTGGAAAACGTGAATTTCGAATTCGATTCTGCCCAGTTGACGCTTAATGCACGTGAAGTACTTGATGATGTCGCTGAGCGCCTGGCTAACAATCCCGGTGTACGTGTACGTATCGAAGGGCACACCGACGCCGTGGGTTCCGATCAGTACAACAAGGACCTGTCGCAGCGTCGTGCCGAGTCTGTGGTGAGCTATATGGCTCAGCGTGGTATCAGCTCGGATCGCATGATGGCGGTCGGTTATGGTGAAGAGCAACCAATTGCCACCAACGAGACCGATGCGGGCCGTGCACAGAATCGTCGTGTTGAACTCGACGAATGGAACTAAAGCAATACCGCGTTTAGCCTGGTGATTTGCCAGGTGTGACGTATCAACGGGAGGCCATGGGCCTCCCGTTTCATTGTTGAAGCAGGCCAGCAGAAAGGCTCAGGGGTTGGTCGTATAGTTGACTCTTCTGCCTTTCGTTCAGTTCTGCTAGGCTAGCCGCCTCATGTAGTTCTCGACTTACCCTGACCATTGATAGCGAAATGTGATCCTTGGTATGGATCACCACTGCGCTCAAGGAATTATCTGAATGCCCATCGTGACACTGCCTGACGGCAGCCAAAGAACATTCGAAGAACCGCTTTCCATCATGCAACTTGCGCATTCCATTGGCCCTGGTTTGGCCAAGGCCTGCGTGGCGGGCAAGATAGATGGCACCTTGGTGGATGCGGCGGATATCATCGAGCATGACTCCGAGATCGCTATTATTACTGCACGTGATGAAGAGGGGCTGGAAATCATTCGTCACTCGTGCGCGCACTTGCTGGGGCACGCGGTCAAGCAGTTGTTCCCCGAAGCGAAAATGGCCATTGGCCCTGTCATTGACGACGGCTTTTACTACGATATTGATTTTGGTCGCTCCATTTCCTCAGAGGAACTGGAAACGATCGAGAAGCGCATGAAGTTGTTGATCGAGCGGGAATACGAAGTAATCCGCGAATATGTCGATCGGGACAAGGCCATGCTCACTTTCCTGCACCGAGATGAGCCGTACAAGCAGGAAATTGTGCGCGAGCTTCCCGATGGCGCCACGATCCGGCTTTATCACCATGAAGAGTACACCGACATGTGCCGGGGGCCTCATGTGCCCAATACTCGTCATCTGAAGGCGTTCAAGCTGACCAAGCTGGCCGGCGCCTACTGGCGCGGCGATGCAGCGAACACCATGCTTACCCGGGTATACGGTACCGCCTGGGGTGACAAGAAGCAGCTCAAGGCTTACCTGCAGCGTCTGGAAGAAGCGGAAAAGCGCGACCACCGTAAACTGGCACGCAAGATGGATCTCTTCCATCTGCAGGAAGAAGCGCCGGGGATGGTGTTCTGGCATCCCAATGGCTGGACGATGTACCAAGCGCTTGAACAGTACATGCGCCGGGTGCAGATCGAACATGGTTATCAGGAAATCCGCACACCTCAGGTGGTCGATCTTTCCTTGTGGAAGAAATCGGGTCACTGGGGCCATTACAGTGAACTGATGTTCACCACCGAGTCGGAAAAGCGTGAATACGCCGTCAAGCCCATGAATTGCCCGTGCCATGTGCAGGTGTTCAATCAAGGCTTGAAAAGCTACCGTGACTTGCCGCTACGCCTGGCCGAATTCGGTAGCTGTCATCGCAATGAACCTTCGGGCTCGTTGCATGGTCTGATGCGAGTTCGTGGATTTACGCAGGACGACGCTCATATCTTCTGTACCGAGGGCCAGATCCAGAAGGAAGCGGAAGCCTTTATCGCCTTGACGCTGCAAGTCTACAAGGAACTGGGGTTCGAAGAAGTCGAGCTCAAGCTATCCACTCGCCCTGAAGACTTTCTCGGTGAGGCGGAGCTGTGGGATCGCGCCGAGCAAGGGCTGGAGGCTGCGCTTGATTCCACGGGGCTTGAGTGGGAGCTTCAGCCGGGCGAAGGGGCCTTTTATGGGCCTAAAATCGAATTTGCTTTGCGGGATTGTCTCAATCGTGTCTGGCAGTGTGGTACTCTACAACTCGATTTCAACTTGCCGGGCAGGTTGGGAGCTCAGTTTGTCGATGAAGATGGCAGCCGAAAGATGCCGGTTATGCTGCACCGAGCGATTCTAGGCTCCTTCGAGCGCTTCCTGGGTATACTGATTGAGCACTATGCGGGAGCCATGCCACTATGGCTCGCTCCGCAGCAAGCCGTGGTCATGACGATTACCGATGCCCAGCGAGATTATGCTCTTGCGTTAGAGCAACGCTTGCAGAAAAATGGGTTACGGGTCAAGGCGGACTTGAGGAACGAGAAGATCGGCTTTAAAATCCGTGAACATACGTTGCAAAAAGTTCCCTATCTTCTGGTGGTAGGAGATAAGGAAGTCGATGCTGACTCAGTGGCCGTGCGTACGCGCACCGGCGAAAATCTCGGCACAATGACGATTGATGAGTTTGTTCAACGCATTGATGCAGAACGAGCTGCTCTAACAACATCGTCAATTGCCTAAGGAGACGGAACGATCAAGCGAAGCAACCAGCGTGGGCGTCCCCAAGAAAAACGCCCCCCAATGAACGAGCGAATTACCGACGAAGAAGTCCGCCTGATCGATAGCGACGGCGAACAGCTAGGCATTGTAGCGACCAGCGAAGCGCTGGAACGTGCCGAGAGCGCCGGTATGGATCTTGTGCAGATTTCCAACGCCGATCCAATTGTTTGCAAGATCATGGATTACGGCAAATTCGTCTTCGAGCAGAAGAAGCAGAAAGCTGCTCAGAAGAAGAAGCAGAAGCAAATCCAGGTCAAGGAAGTCAAATTCCGGCCTGGCACCGATGAAGGCGATTATCAGGTCAAGCTTAAAAACCTGACGCGCTTTCTTGAAGGTGGTGACAAAGGCAAGGTCACGTTGCGCTTTCGAGGTCGTGAAATGGCACACCAGGATATCGGCCGTCGGCTGATGGAACGGATTGCCTCCGACCTGGAAGAGATCGGTGCGGTGGAATCCTTCCCCAAGATGGAAGGCCGCCAGATGGTCATGATTCTTGCCCCCAAGAAGAAGTGATTCAGCGGCGTTTTCAACGGACCTCCGCCATGGCGGGGGTCGGCCCTGGGTTTTCTTAAAAAATCTCGAGCGGAGATATTCTCATGCCGAAAATCAAGAGTAACAGCGGCGCTGCGAAGCGTTTCAAGAAGACAGCGAACGGCTTCAAGCACAAGCAGTCTTTCCGTAGCCACATTCTGACCAAGAAATCGACCAAGCGTAAGCGTCAGTTGCGCGGTATGAAGCAGATCCACGGTGCCGACAAGGCGCTGATCCAGCGCATGCTGCCGAATCTGTAACGCAACGTTATCGTTTTCACTGAAATCCAGATCGGGTTTCAGCCCTAAAGTCAGGAGTGTGTTATGACCCG
It encodes the following:
- a CDS encoding DUF2970 domain-containing protein, yielding MWAVVKSVLAAFLGVQNDRQRQVDFSSTSPWSFILVAIVLAALMVMGLIWLANAMASH
- the coxB gene encoding cytochrome c oxidase subunit II; this translates as MRARGQWVIGSGCLLGALSAQANGWNMPVGVTDVSRDIHGLHMTIFWICVVIGVVVFGVMFYSLFRYRRSKGAKAANFHEHTSIEVLWTAIPLLILVGMAVPATATLKQMYDPSEADLDVMITGQQWRWRYEYLGEDVSFISNLGTASAQISGEEDFGEHYLLEVDNPLVLPINRKVRFLMTSDDVIHSWWVPELAVKQDTIPGFINENWVRINEPGIYRGQCAELCGKDHAFMPIVVHAVEEQEFDDWMVQRREEAEQEASSVDRDWTMDELMVRGEQVYQSICASCHQSEGQGALPTFPALDGNVQLNGDRDWHLSTVLNGVSGTAMPAFRSTLNPVEIAAVVTYTRNSWSNDTGDVVQPAEVVEELTQ
- the ctaD gene encoding cytochrome c oxidase subunit I; this translates as MAPQTPPRYPLEQSVASGTATTVNDHGDTHHPAPGGILRWLLTTNHKEIGSLYLIFSLTMFFIGGIFALVVRAELFQPGLQLVQPEFFNQMTTMHGLIMVFAAVMPAFTGLANWMIPLQIGAPDMALPRLNNFSFWLLPVAFTLLLSTLFMPGGGPNFGWTFYAPLSTNYAPPSTTFFILSLHIAGISSILGAINIIATILNMRAPGMRLMDMPLFVWTWLITAFLLIAVMPVLAGVITMMLMDINFGSSFFDAAGGGDPVLFQHLFWFFGHPEVYIMILPAFGIVSAIIPTFARKPLFGYASMVYATAAIAILSFLVWAHHMFVVGLPLAAELFFMYSTMLIAVPTGVKVFNWVTTLFRGSITFEPPMLFALAFVVLFTIGGFSGLMLAISPADFQYHDTYFVVAHFHYVLVPGAVFSIMAGVYYWLPKWTGHYPHERLAQWHFWLSVIGVNLTFFPMHFSGLAGMPRRIPDYALQFADFNLLSSLGAFLFGASQLLFVLVVVLCVRGGVKAPAKAWDGAEDLEWSVPSPAPLHTFDTPPVFQRSSH
- a CDS encoding cytochrome c oxidase assembly protein, translated to MDQQRETAQALAIRRTVWRSMAALAGMFAFAFALVPLYDVFCQITGLNGKVDNTAQAIVHESVDESRYVTVQFITRGSSGLPWEMKVETRQVSVHPGQTSEINFTFQNHSPAMSTGRAVPSVSPSSASRHLRKISCFCFAEQQLAGGEKLEIPLVFQLSRDLPDDIRTITLVYTLYPVHEEVMADRRAQRAGGRI
- a CDS encoding SURF1 family protein, whose protein sequence is MENSSQGAVQVRRDRWRLIGWYGFWMVLVILGIALGLWQWERAADKQALLEQRQTAPVMLNPAEPPVPGAKVTLTGHYLAEHTRFLDNRTLNGRLGVAALTPLKDSKGRMWLVERGFLPTGPSRDTPNVETPSDQVEVTGEWQAAGDQGLLLGPNSEGLRLQQIQLQEWAEVGEFAYSGWLHLEAGEGALEPWWEANVMPPSRHLGYAVQWWGLALAAFVVMMLGARRLRYDNQQWNGGST
- a CDS encoding cytochrome c oxidase subunit 3 yields the protein MSSGSYYVPATSRWPVLGSLALGVMMLGTGLQLVYSKGMFIMLVGLVGVIAVMTLWFRDVVSESRRGLYDEQMDRSFRWGMAWFIFSEVMFFAAFFGALFYVRMFAVPWLGGEGAKGVSALLWPEFVPQWPLLNPPDSSVIGPRDVFSPWQLPLVNTLILVSSSITLTVAHEALKENYRRTCRNWLAVTVLLGICFIIIQGVEYFEAFTHYGITLEAGIFGGTFFILTGFHGLHVIIGTLILAVMLARVYKGHFKREEHFGFEAACWYWHFVDVVWVGLFIFVYVL
- a CDS encoding DUF2909 domain-containing protein, giving the protein MWLKVLIALVFVAMLVSLVAGANFLLRDDQASRRLLVSLKWRISLGCLLIALLIYGFWFGDLG